The Corynebacterium qintianiae genome has a window encoding:
- the dnaG gene encoding DNA primase: MAKGRIPDSDIQAIRERAPIEDIVGEYVQLKPAGHDSLKGLSPFKDEKTPSFHVRPARGYYHCFSTGKGGDVFSFLMEMEQLTFPEAVEAVAEQIGYHINYQGGSTGARDVKPGTRARLLAANKAAHEFYRQQLETPEAQIGRDFFRDRGFDRDTVNHFECGYAPDGWDTLTKHLLRKGFDVQELQDAGLSTMGRRGPIDKFRRRLLWPIKDVAGNVIGFGARKLFDDDPMGKYMNTQDTMLYHKSKVLFGLDLAKKHIAEGHQTVVVEGYTDVMAMHAAGVKTAVASCGTAFGKDHMAIIRRLMLDDNYFRGELIYTFDGDEAGQKAAMRAFEGDQAFTGQSFVAVAPEGMDPCDLRLAKGDSAVRDLVASRVPMYEFVLESLLQAFSLDTAEGRLQALKRTVPVVADISDPVLQTEYARRLAGWVGWPNPDEVIQQVRAEMKKPKKEKRTFRSQASETPQSTDAPLLRAPAANEPLLWPQREALKLALQYPDCAGDYFDGINPDAFNNDAYRQVRDAITTAGGAASARSGAGWLSAVAGEMRDLAGRNFVSELAVEEIHADDITTYADSVLSRLQETRVGDQIAQLKAQLQRMRPSDDEQAYNALFSDLLALETARRELNNRAFRPGS; encoded by the coding sequence ATGGCTAAGGGCAGGATTCCGGATAGTGACATCCAGGCGATCCGCGAGCGCGCGCCCATCGAGGACATCGTGGGCGAGTACGTCCAGCTCAAGCCCGCCGGGCACGATTCCCTCAAGGGCCTAAGCCCATTCAAGGATGAGAAGACCCCGTCCTTCCACGTCCGGCCGGCGCGCGGTTACTACCACTGCTTTTCCACCGGCAAGGGCGGCGACGTCTTCTCTTTCCTCATGGAAATGGAGCAGCTGACGTTCCCGGAGGCTGTCGAGGCTGTGGCGGAGCAGATCGGCTACCACATCAACTACCAGGGCGGTTCCACGGGCGCGCGCGACGTCAAGCCCGGCACCCGCGCGCGCCTGCTGGCCGCGAACAAGGCGGCGCACGAGTTCTACCGCCAGCAGCTGGAGACGCCGGAGGCCCAGATAGGCCGGGACTTTTTCCGCGACCGCGGTTTCGACCGGGACACGGTCAACCATTTCGAGTGCGGTTACGCCCCCGACGGCTGGGACACCCTGACCAAGCACCTCCTGCGCAAGGGCTTCGACGTGCAAGAGCTGCAGGATGCGGGCTTATCGACGATGGGACGTCGCGGGCCCATCGACAAATTCCGCCGCCGCCTGCTCTGGCCGATTAAGGACGTCGCGGGCAACGTCATCGGTTTCGGCGCGCGCAAGCTTTTCGACGATGACCCGATGGGCAAGTACATGAACACCCAGGACACGATGCTCTACCACAAGTCCAAGGTGCTCTTCGGCCTGGATCTGGCGAAGAAACACATCGCCGAAGGCCACCAGACGGTGGTGGTGGAGGGATACACCGATGTCATGGCCATGCACGCGGCCGGTGTCAAGACCGCCGTCGCGTCCTGCGGCACGGCCTTCGGCAAGGACCACATGGCGATCATCCGCCGCCTCATGCTGGACGACAATTACTTCCGCGGCGAGCTGATCTACACCTTCGACGGTGATGAGGCCGGCCAGAAGGCGGCGATGCGCGCGTTCGAGGGCGACCAGGCGTTCACCGGCCAGAGCTTCGTCGCCGTCGCGCCGGAGGGCATGGACCCCTGCGATCTCCGCCTGGCCAAGGGTGATTCCGCCGTCCGCGACCTCGTGGCCAGCCGCGTGCCCATGTACGAGTTCGTCCTCGAGTCCCTCCTGCAGGCGTTTTCCCTCGACACAGCGGAGGGGCGTCTTCAAGCCTTAAAGCGCACAGTCCCCGTTGTCGCCGACATCTCTGACCCTGTCCTGCAGACCGAGTACGCGCGCCGCCTGGCCGGCTGGGTCGGGTGGCCGAACCCGGATGAGGTGATCCAGCAGGTCCGCGCGGAGATGAAGAAGCCGAAGAAGGAGAAGCGCACCTTCCGCAGCCAAGCGTCCGAGACGCCCCAGAGCACCGACGCGCCCCTGCTCAGGGCGCCTGCCGCGAACGAGCCGCTGCTCTGGCCGCAGCGCGAAGCCCTGAAGCTTGCGCTGCAGTACCCGGACTGCGCTGGCGACTATTTCGACGGCATCAACCCGGACGCCTTCAACAACGACGCCTACCGCCAGGTCCGCGACGCCATCACCACCGCCGGCGGCGCAGCTTCCGCCCGCAGCGGCGCGGGCTGGCTCAGCGCGGTAGCGGGGGAGATGCGCGACCTCGCTGGCCGCAACTTTGTCTCGGAGCTGGCGGTGGAGGAGATCCACGCCGACGACATCACCACGTACGCCGACTCAGTGCTTTCCCGCCTGCAGGAGACCCGGGTGGGCGACCAGATCGCCCAGCTCAAGGCGCAATTGCAGCGCATGCGCCCGTCCGATGACGAGCAGGCCTACAACGCGCTGTTCTCCGACCTGCTTGCGTTAGAGACGGCGCGCCGAGAGCTGAACAACCGCGCCTTTCGCCCCGGGAGCTAG
- a CDS encoding ribonuclease domain-containing protein — translation MLLMSDKSGLNNRYLGVLLIGLVGASLGMFGLRNAAEGGPSGVPFCAPSEVPAQAFETIDLVEQDGPYLHPESDDKRFGNYEGVLPDEELGYYREYTVETPGLGHRGERRIVTGGGSDGEVDEWYYTGDHYESFCEVPGV, via the coding sequence ATGCTGCTCATGTCTGACAAGTCGGGTCTGAACAACCGCTACCTCGGAGTGCTGCTCATCGGGCTCGTCGGGGCGTCGCTGGGCATGTTCGGGTTGCGAAATGCCGCCGAGGGCGGGCCGTCCGGGGTGCCTTTCTGCGCGCCGTCCGAGGTGCCGGCGCAGGCCTTCGAGACGATCGATCTGGTGGAGCAGGACGGGCCCTATCTGCACCCGGAGTCCGACGACAAGCGCTTCGGCAACTACGAGGGGGTCCTGCCCGACGAGGAGCTGGGGTACTACCGCGAATACACGGTGGAAACGCCCGGGCTGGGCCACCGCGGCGAGCGGCGCATTGTCACAGGTGGGGGTTCCGACGGTGAGGTCGATGAATGGTACTACACCGGGGACCACTACGAAAGCTTCTGCGAGGTGCCAGGGGTGTAG